The Mucilaginibacter gracilis genomic interval CAAACTTGTTAAATATCTCTTCACTATAATCCAACTCCCTGTCTTTTAAACCGGGGAACGATCGCACACCCAATATATCAACATACTGGCCCATAACGCCTGCCGCCTCTCTAATATGCTCAACAGTGGTGCCATTCATCACCACGCCGTCGTTAAGTTCAAGTGCCCAGCCTTCCTTGTCCATATTCATCACCATTACATTCATACCCAAATTCATTGCTGCTTTTTGGGTGCTTAGGCGTGTACGCAAACTTGGGTTTAAAAATATAAGCCCCAATGTGCGGTTTTTGCCCAAATGCTGATGCGCATACGGGTTTTGCTTTAACGCCAAAGCATCGGCAACTAACTGGTTAATGTCGGTAACGTCGTTAACGGAAGAGAATAGTTTCATTGTATGATGTGAATATTAAAAAACCAAACGCCATTGGGCGGTTCAGATATGACAACTTTTAAAGGAGTTGTCATATCTTTATGCGATACGAATGACAATAAATTTTAGTGGCTTGCCACCGTGCTTTCCTTCAAAATAGTACTAAAAGCCTCAAGGAATCTATCGGCATGAGCCTTACTCAAATTTAAAGCAGGCAACAAGCGGATAACATTTGGTTTGGCTTCGCCTGTAAAAATGTGATGTTTAAATAATAGCTCTTTTTTAACGTGCGCCAATTCGTTGGGCAATTCAATGCCTATCATTAAACCACGGCCACGCACTTCTTTTACTTCGGTAAACTGTTTTAACTCGTTTATTAAGTAGCCGCCAACCTCGGCAGCATTTTCCATTAGCTTATCTTGCTCAATTACTTCTAACACTGCAAGCGCGGCGGCGCAAGCCAAATGGTTGCCGCCAAATGTTGTACCCAGCATAAAATACGCAGGTTTTATTTTTGGAGCGATAGAAATGGCACCAATAGGGAAGCCATTGCCCATACCCTTGGCCATGCTATAAATATCGGCATTAACGCCGGCAAAATCGTGCGAGTAAAATTTTCCGGTACGGCCATATCCGCATTGTACGCTATCGGCAATAAATACGGTGTTGTTTTGGTTGCACAGGGTGCGTATCTTTTGCAAAAAGCTGTCGGTAGCTACCTGTATACCGCCCACACCTTGTATACCTTCAATTATAACGGCACATATTTCGTCTTTGTGGTTAGCAAAAGCTTGTTCCAAAGC includes:
- a CDS encoding aspartate aminotransferase family protein, encoding MNLFDVYPINPINIVKGVGSLVYDNNGTEYLDLYGGHAVISIGHTHPHYVERLESQLHKLGFYSNSIEIPLQQELATKLGHVSGKEDYQLFLINSGAEANENALKLASFYNGRKKVIAFRKAFHGRTSLAVAVTDNPKIVAPINETDNVIFLPWCDEDALEQAFANHKDEICAVIIEGIQGVGGIQVATDSFLQKIRTLCNQNNTVFIADSVQCGYGRTGKFYSHDFAGVNADIYSMAKGMGNGFPIGAISIAPKIKPAYFMLGTTFGGNHLACAAALAVLEVIEQDKLMENAAEVGGYLINELKQFTEVKEVRGRGLMIGIELPNELAHVKKELLFKHHIFTGEAKPNVIRLLPALNLSKAHADRFLEAFSTILKESTVASH